The region gtataataggtcattgtttGCAGCACCAAACTGAACACCTTTCGGTACCCACCTCGTCGCCGCGCACCAGCTGCTGCAGGTACTGGCGCGAGAACTGCGGCTGCAGGTTCAGCACTGCCGCAGCACCGGCTCCACCCGCCTCCAGCGCCTGCAGCGCCGCCGTCAGCGAGCGGTGCTGGTCCTCCAGGTGGCTCAGCTTTATGTTCATCTGGAACGACCAACGCTTGTTCTATTTATATCGAACTATTATTGgcagtaaaataaatacttattagaaagctgaagagtttgtttgaacgcgctaatctcgggaactactggtccgatttgaaaaattatttcggtgttagatagcccatttatcgaggaaggctattatgttattatttatattatcatcacgctaagaccaacaggagcggagccacgcgggtaacCCCGCGCGACACTGctagtacttaatattattatttatttaaatacttatttaaataaataacatgaaatGTGTATGCACTTGTAGTAAGCATAATATTCCAACATCATTCAATCAACTGTTTCTTCATCCGTCAATCACACATACAATACGACCCTTCGACCGCTGATTCCacaaatcatcaaaattcaaaattcctCATCATAAACGTTCACATTGCGTACACGCTACGTTCGCGTTCCTTAAACGTGTTGTCGGCTACACGCCTCACAACAACCTCGGccaaaattcatttaatattcacttaaacacacacacacacatgatACTTGCTATCCTTTGTTCAGTATCCCCCTCCCTTCCTTCACTAATTGCACAATCTTCTCCCCTTCCTTTTTTCCAACCAAATTACCCCATTCCTCACACTCACCTGGCTAACAGCCAGCACGGTGCGTGCCAGCTGAGCAGCTAGGGCTTCGCCCTCCTCATTAGCGGCCTTCGCCTCCTCCTGCAGACTCCGCTCGCGCTCTTTCAGCGTGTTGGCGGCAGCGCGCCGTGCGGCCACTTCCGCTTCCGTTTCAGCGGCTGCCGCTTCCTGTGCGGACACTTGGCTGCGGAGTTTCTCCACCTGGATATTGATGAAatcattcattattattaagtttttactAACATATGCGTTATccgaatattatgtttaataaatgaatgaatgcgGAAATTTGCggattttaatacaatttattaagtaTATCGCGTCTAAAGATCCGTAAAACTTATCAATAATGTTAACGAATAAATCAAGTTTGCAAGGGTCAATAAATCAAGGTCAAATAAGccatttaaatgtttaattataatataattccaTGAAATGGAATTTCATTCCAATGAAGAGTCAATCTCACGATTGTAACAATCCTGTCATTTTCAGGATATGCAAGGTCAACGCTTTTAGTTGgaattaaatgcaaaaaaagtgatattatcaaatattacAAAGTACATTggcaatgtaaaaatataaaaataaagttagcAATTAACTTACTTGTGATTTCAAATCGTTCAACCTCTTTTGCGCCTCCCCTTTTTGGTTTTCTAACTGTTTTAATGTGGCCGTTAATGTGTCCAATTCACTCTGCAATAACaaaggaaataattaatacgatTAACACCTAATATTTGAAGAATAACAAACCTCAATCCGTTAAATCTCAGAccatcaataatattaaataacttatttttaataaactactAGACTCACTCTCAAAAATTGACTCAAGACAAACTCTGCTCATATAACTCAGAGTTttgcaataaacaatacaagCTACTTTTAACATTACTGCCACGAAATAAGGTTTGAATTACAATGAACGGTTTGCATGCGCTGTTTGGAGATTTTCGTAAGCGATTGCGAGTCTAGTACTATGTCAATGATCGATATTTTTTCTAATGTGTACAAAGTTTAGAATAAAGCACAATCGCTTTCTGCCGTAGTATGCTTGTAGATCTATCtgtaaaactacgcaatggattttaaagcggtttttttattaggtagaCTAACTTTAAACAAGGTTTTAAACAAAACGAATATGGTGATAATGATAATGGTGATATGATGTTAATGATaatggtgatgatgatgatgtttaCCTGCAAGCTATTTGCCTCGCCTGTCTTGGTGTCGAGCTCCCGCTGCCGACTGGCCACTTCCGTCTCCAATGCAAGCCGTTCCCGCGCTAACGATTCCACTTCCCGCGCGATCGCTTCCATTTCCGGTGTCGGTTGAGGCCCGAGGGATATCGGTTCCGGTTGTGGTGGCGGTTGGGCGAGCtgtggaaaatatattttaaaaattaaattctgtaaattatttttgtttagttGCATAGATGTAAGTTGTGCTGTTTTGTTTTGATGAGATAATtggcaaatataaattaaaatatggcattaaaattattttcaacgaTTTGCCACGGTTAATGTTTGGAATTTACTGCTGAATATAATGCTATATGCACACTCCATCCGACTACGTCAATAGACTAGTTTCTAAAGCTATGTACATACCAGCGCATAGGAAGGCTCGAGCCATATGACAtcgtattaatattataaatgcgaaagtttgtgagtcCGTTTGTTACACTTTCACGCCAACACTACTGGagcgattacaataaaatttggtattagtctattgaaatgttacattttttaggcCTAATCTTgcgttttttagaggacgcaattttatttttttgatatgtagggggggggggggctgtgttaagtttgtggggtcgccacccttgcCCCGCGGctgccatcttgaaaatagcggttgaaatgtgttttacgatatatctcttTAACTATTTATCTTATAATGAATCaatgttaacattatttgttgttgcaaataaattCTCTATAACTTTGGTCCAGTTACTTTgacgtataaataaaaaaaaccacgtgtgtcactcggggactgccgcggttgcgctattgcatgctatgccttcaagccacacctccgcccgtcggagtggggagcgtgaggttttttcgttacggaatttctcgattcagtccccgcgctcaaggcccgcgatagaagttatgcaatagcttaaaaaattaaacgcaacctcaaatgtaacttttcaatggactataTGTAAGTAGCTGAAGACTGAAGGAAGCTGCAAGGGGCAGCccggggggggggggggttaTCTCGAGCTGCTTATTTACCGGAGCAGCGGGTGCGGGCTGCTCGGGTGCGTGGAGCAGCTCGTGCGGcagcgcggcgggcggcggcTGCCCGCGCAGCGCCCGCGCCACCAGGCACATGGCCGCTGTGTACTCACCGGAGCAGCGGGTGCGGGCTGCTCGGGCGCGTGGAGCAGCTCGTGCGGcagcgcggcgggcggcggcTGCCCGCGCAGCGCCCGCGCCACCAGGCACATGGCCGCTGTGTACTCACCGGAGCAGCGGGTGCGGGCTGCTCGGGCGCGTGGAGCAGCTCGTGCGGcagcgcggcgggcggcggcTGCCCGCGCAGCGCCCGCGCCACCAGGCACATGGCCGCTGTGTACTCACCGGAGCAGCGGGTGCGGGCTGCTCGGGCGCGTGGAGCAGCTCGTGCGGcagcgcggcgggcggcggcTGCCCGCGCAGCGCCCGCGCCACCAGGCACATGGCCGCTGTGTACTCACCGGAGCAGCGGGTGCGGGCTGCTCGGGCGCGTGGAGCAGCTCGTGCGGcagcgcggcgggcggcggcTGCCCGCGCAGCGCCCGCGCCACCAGGCACATGGCCGCTGTGTACTCACCGGAGCAGCGGGTGCGGGCTGCTCGGGCGCGTGGAGCAGCTCGTGCGGcagcgcggcgggcggcggcTGCCCGCGCAGCGCCCGCGCCACCAGGCACATGGCCGCTGTGTACTCACCGGAGCAGCGGGTGCGGGCTGCTCGGGCGCGTGGAGCAGCTCGTGCGGcagcgcggcgggcggcggcTGCCCGCGCAGCGCCCGCGCCACCAGGCACATGGCCGCTGTGTACTCACCGGAGCAGCGGGTGCGGGCTGCTCGGGCGCGTGGAGCAGCTCGTGCGGcagcgcggcgggcggcggcTGCCCGCGCAGCGCCCGCGCCACCAGGCACATGGCCGCTGTGTACTCACCGGAGCAGCGGGTGCGGGCTGCTCGGGCGCGTGGAGCAGCTCGTGCGGcagcgcggcgggcggcggcTGCCCGCGCAGCGCCCGCGCCACCAGGCACATGGCCGCTGTGTACTCACCGGAGCAGCGGGTGCGGGCTGCTCGGGCGCGTGGAGCAGCTCGTGCGGcagcgcggcgggcggcggcTGCCCGCGCAGCGCCCGCGCCACCAGGCACATGGCCGCTGTGTACTCACCGGAGCAGCGGGTGCGGGCTGCTCGGGCGCGTGGAGCAGCTCGTGCGGcagcgcggcgggcggcggcTGCCCGCGCAGCGCCCGCGCCACCAGGCACATGGCCGCTGCGAACTGCGCGCGCGACAGCTTGCCCGTGCTCCTCGTGTCGCACAGCGCCctgcaattataataataatcattaaaattaatagcataacacaatttatattaacccattgagccccaagcggcccgataggtcccagacacaatagattttccattttctgtgattccggggcctgagttattataTGTggcaaaattattttgtaactttaaaaaaatgattcaattttaatacacTTTGAAGCATTTAGAAAAATTCATTAATGCACGCAAAAATCTGCACGCACTTTATGCGTACGCATATGCGTGAACGTGTGTACGTTCAATTTTCATGATAATGTGCGTGTTAATGTGTGTTCGGCGTTTTTACatgtaataagtataatttatcttaTCAACAGCTGTAAGGTAccttttatattcataatttctcatttatttttactaaaaaaggtaccttttatatttttattcaaaaaaaataaaaataggtgTGCACGTGCAGATTACGTTCCATATGTTGTATATGCATGCGTGTGTATTCGTATATCTCACCATATATGCGCTAGCGTGGTCTGCGGCAGGCCCGTGTCCAAGAACACGTGGCGTATCTCCATACCGGACACGAACCCGTCCCGGTCCGTGTCCGCTGCGGTGAACTGCGCGTCGTACTTGGCGCGCTCCGCGGGGGTTATCCATTGGTTGGTGGGTGCTGGGGAGGGGGTGGACGATGGCGGCTGCAATGTAATAATCAAATGTTAATTTGGTAAATATTTACCCTGAAAAATTTTGACCAATTGTAGCGTGATAGAAGTTATGGAAAAAGAAGTGTATgtgatatttgaaaaataattaatacctatTCTAGATCTAATGTTAACATTAGATTTTTCTAATTCTTACGTATGGAGCAacagtattttataaagactttattttttatttatcttagaCGTAGCAAGCTTCACTAAATCTAACAAATTCGTAGCAGCATGCGCAGGAGCGCCTTATTAGCACCATATAGTTAGTGCACTACAGCCTGTATAATATACTAACACTATGCCAATTCAACAAGTTGCCAAAAGCAGGAAGCAAAAagtatattatacttacaCTAGACAAATCCAGTAGTCCATCCAACAGATTCGTACTCATAGCGGGTGCGGGGGGGTGTGGGCGGGGCGGGCGCGGTTGGGGCGAGGGGGGGCGGGAGGGGGGGCGCGACGGGGGCCGTGACGGGGGGCGGGGGGGACGGGCTCGTAGCTCGGGGGGCAGGCTCGTGGGCACGGCGTGCTTCTCGAGCGCTTTGTATACTAGGTGCATCGCCTGCGGACAACGGGagattcaataataatttttataaaagtttttcGTACTAGTATtctttttatgtcagagcaagaaTAGAGGCAGGTTATTTCaagataatcaatatttaaactaGATTACATTATTCTTAGAAACTACgcttgtatttaaataagtatttcaatttcagtaataatatttattttcttttttcgtctATGGTCGATTTCACAAATTCtgcatattatttatgttctgTGAAATGTAActgaaattttatgaaaatttatataaaaaactatcaAACGGATCATTAGCGACATTATCAACAGGTGGTTAAATTGGCCCttaatctttttaaatttagttttaatataaaaataaattgtaccaCAATACAACGCACTGTTTCTATTCACATTACTATTAATCACAACACTTATGTGTAACATTTACACATAGCACAAGTACATACCACAATAAATTCATGTCTATCGAGCATCCCGTCCTTGTCCTGGTCTGCGAGGTCCCAGATCTTGCCGAGCGTCTCCAGCGGCAGCTTCGACTCCATTAGCACTCCTTTCACCTGTCGacataaatttattcataagcACTAGGAATTTTAATAGTTTCTTTACGTCAAACAGAAGTTACAGTTTAATGCGATATTTCTTCTTGGCTACGTATGAGCAAATAGATTATCTTCAAATAACTTTGAACACAGCACACATTGTTTACCATCAATTGTGAAGCTCGTTTCAAACAGCAGGCTGTCCCTCTACatcttttttcaattatgattagaaaaaaaatctaaagttCTAAGAATAGACAAAAAAATGCTTATTCCCGGATCTATTCCACTCCATTCCAATCCATTCTTCATTTATTCCGCTCTGCCGGCTTcatactcaaactcaaacatttatttattcaattagactacttttagtagcactttcgaatcgtcataacataagtattttttaacatttaccaccgattcggaaagcagtatctatggagaagaaccggcaagaaacttcACGCTCCAATTCCCAACATACCATATAATCTGTTATCCTCATTAAAATGGTCGTTGAAAAGAGCTAGTGGCCTTTTTTTAGATCACTTGCAGATCTGGTAGCTACACTTACCTTATTCCCAGGAATCAGTCCATTACTCGGCTGCAACGAATCAAACAGCTGGCTGTACTTCTCCCGCTCCGCCGGCTTCACGCTCCAGTCGCTGAGCGGCGCGAGCGCGGGCATCGGGCTCACGCTCGCCGGCGGCACTTTCGGTAGCTCGCCCTTAAGGGAAATACCGTAAAGCCCAATTTATTAAGTGTAAGGTGCTTTTTCATCAATAATGTACGAggatgtgtttgtaaataaccaatagtatcgcttcaaaccAAATTAAGGTATATGATTGGTTCTTTACAAACACGTTCCTCGCTAAACATCCTCGCACGTTATTGGTGGTAAAGCACACTAAGGGcagccgtacacggaccgctcgagcagttaacggctgagcgacttacacggacggctcgagcggtcggcgtcaactgctcgagccgtcggttgttgaccgctcgagccgtcgctaccaaccgctcgagcggttgatttttttgactagtcaagtcattgattttcaggggGGAAGGGAGCCGTCATCGGCTCTAGTGCAGTCAACGGCTTGAGCAGTCAGTGTATGCCTCACGACCGCTCGCGAGCCGTCAACGGCACGGTGGAATTTCGtcatgcagttgacggcttgaaacggtcgcgacggctcgagccgtcacgtgtacggcggtgaatgaatgcctatagttcaccgcgcggtcgcggcttcaagcggtcggtctcaactgcttgaagcggtccgtgtacggccgccctaagGCATATGgaactataaatttaaaaaaaaaacataatgcATTATTTCCgaaaattatttagttacaATAATAGTGTCGTCAGTATTTTGAAACAGCAATGCACATTCACATTCACATTCAATATCAGCAAATTAATTGTATaacgttatatttatttgtgaaattgTTCATAAAACTTATGGCAAAAATATGCCATTATTTTCAttgagtaggtacttattttatttagttaaatcatttttatctAGGGTTTTATAAGAACCTCTCCTAAATACAGGACAagttattaagctattgcatagcttctatcgcgggccttgagcgcggggaccgaatcgagaaattgcgtaacgaaaaaacctcacgctccccactccgacgggcggaggtgtggcttgaaggcatagcatacagctttaccgcggcagtccccgagtgccacacgtcttttaaattttcaaattatcatAACTTACAACTTTAGGCGGCGGCGTCTCCGAGTGAATGTTGCTCATGTTTATGTCCTTGCCGGCTTGCGCCAGCGCAACCAGCTTCAACGCTACGAACAAGCCTGcctgtaaacaaaataattccttatttattatagataaataaattaaaaaaagaacgtgtgtgTCGAGAACACGTGTccgaagtgaaacttctttggcgagattcaaagataccaaaatcatcgcttcctccatgacgtgacggtattgtcatgacgcgaccttgaaattttactctctaCGCGagagaagttttacttcaaaaaattGAAAGGTCAAATAGcgataaacaaacaattactGTATTACAAGACAACTGATATATTTGTATACCTAATGTTGATGGCAAAAAATGTCCTTGCAACGTATTTTTATGGAATAAAACTCGATACAAACTTttctataaatacatttaagtaggtacctacgttatttagtttaaaaatttgcAATTGTGTAAATAAGACTTGttataaatgtatgtttaCGACTGGACTGCAAATGCACTTTTTTAACAGAATATGATGATGAGAGAAGAGATTAGCAAACTGGTCAGAATCTTCTGCAGTTATGAACCTATGAAGAAGGATGACGATCCTCCtaaacatattcaaaataatagaCTAGTCACTAGTTCAATATCGAAATGATCTTGAACCAGGAAGTCTCATAATAACGCTTAGCTAGCTTAGCTTTCCACCCGAGGCTTctcccgctttatctaaaacctaataaattatattctaaaaccTCCTCTTcctcctcttgaatcactctatctattaaaaaaaccgcatcaaaatccgttgcgtagttttaaagatttacgcatacatagagacagagaaagcCACTTTTAGTGCTATGCAAACCATTAAAGCAAGgtggaaaaataaacaattattatcaatcaCTCACAGTTCAGTTACGCTCCGCGTCTATAATTATCGCCTTCTTACAAGAAAAATCGATAGATGCATCGCTATTAATGCTTACGACCGACATTGTACATTCTGTTTGTTAGTTTTGAATTAAAGCTATACTTGTATTAAAactatacttatttattttatttatttaggtatattaaacTAATCATCTTAAACTAGGTTCGGTCCATGGCTTCACTTTCGTGGTACGTACCCACCCGAATAAATAGTGGCCTATATGCTAATGTAGATTATAATCTCTATACAAAATGTCATCTTAGCTATTATTACACGAAAGAGCAACAATTATCCATGCAACCAATCTTTTTAAAAgtgaaataaaagttaaattccACTTATTCTAAACGACGTAAAATTTTAGTCTCGAACGAATAACCTTCTGAAGTTAATTATACTTACTTGAAACTTCAACGACCTGTACAATCCAGGAAAAAACTTTCAACAAGATAATTTCGTaattcttaataataaaatagcagAAGTAACTTATTGGTACATCACCTAACCTCAGTATCACAAAACACAATCACTATATGCACATCTAATTACCTCTTATAAATCACGTAATACTACAAAAACCTCCACAGTAATCAGACACACCTAAAGAGCAAAAAGAACATAACCACTCCACCTCAAAGTCGAACTCAAATACAAAATAGTGAACCAATTCGTCAGTTAAATAGATAACATATCGCTATATGtaattaaacatataatacaTCCTTTAGAGTCAATATTGTCATATTATCATGTTAATGTACCTACTATCACTGACGCCCCCACGCTATaggtttaaaaaatactacttACTAGATTTCACTAGTGGTTATGATGTGAACTTCTTACAAAGATGGTTGTGGCGCAAAATTCTCCAGTTacgataaaacaattttgCTGAGTGTGgcagaaaatatatttgaaacattttccAAAAAGTTGCAGTAAGTACTCCCTTTTTTCATGTCGCACATTTGCAGTTGACTTTTTAACAGTTGATGAAAAGATAGATTAATTTCTCGATAATATGAACAAGacgtgataactgcgttaaaaacaaccgacttcaaacttgcacttgcacaaatgcccataaaataaaaactactgggcctatccgaataaaatttttatgggactaattcgacaccatcccgcatcgaacaaaaagaaaatcacgtaaatcggttcagaaacctcggagtaatcggtgtacatacataccggccgaattgataacctcctactttttttttgaagtcggttaaaaacaatcGTTtgctaaaattttacaaatccCTAAATGGAACTGggtaaaatttatatcaaaactTTCAAATACATTGCTCAAACTCGATAAATACATAACACGACCATTACAATATATACAATACAGAAAATGAAGTATCTTATCTAATTACCTTCGCATATTATTCAATGGTAACATTAGAATATTCCTCTTACTACTCTCTTCCATAACAAATGCACTAACTTAGCTTGAGAAATGATCAGATAGACTAGATTCTTCGTAAATGTAAATGTGTAAAACTGTGTCAATTATTAAATGCCCATTTGCTTGTTGATTGCTTGCCACGAAAAAGTTTGAAGCCTACtaaattgaatgaaaattgGGACACAGGGCGTATCCCGGATTATTCTTATCCCGCAATTTTGATCcgttttcataatttaagaGTTACgcaattaaacaaacaaaaaacaataatctaTAGATAGCGATGCtttaaaaatgacaaaaatattattgttaatcgTAATAACTTAAATTACCCACTATAAACGAAGTCAAGATCAAAAGATATAGAGTCGAGAGCTAAATTAAACCTCTCAAGTTTCCTGAAAGAGCTAGAAATCTGCACAAAAACAAttcacaaatataaaaaaatgaggACAAACTGCGAATATTAGCCTAAAATCGTCCATTCACGCAcgcttcaaaaaaatatggatTTCGGCAAATGCATCGACCTTATTACTGTTTTATTTGAGCCTATGCCAACATTTTATCAGGCGACTGTCTGATAGACGCAAAAATGGAGAGGTCATACATACGTTTCAAAGGATAAAAGGTCGATAGTGTAATTTGAAGGCCCTTAATGACTTCTGTAAGAAAATCGTCAAAGGTGGTAATGAGTTTTTGAATGTTTGTGCTTAAAATACATAGACGTATTTTGCTACATGCATCCTTTACGATACACATACcagccttttttttttttttttttttttttttttttttttttttttttttttttttttttttttttttttgtggggaaatcttgcatagatacccacggcctccggggaagaggccgtgggttatgtcggattcctaccgaccaaaaccccactgtgttccgtcaagccacatcagcgacagggccacgggtatgtgtagaattcatccgtgaCCACACATACCAGCCTAAAAAttcgtaatttatttaaagtcaTATACTTAAactactttataattattgtaaataaaaataaatagtcaaatatgtttatatttatactgcCGGAAATAggataaaattcaaatttaggAGCAGACAATTTGGGTAAAACCGTGAATCACCGCTAGATTATTATCAAacgaaattataaacaaaaagaaTGTACTActcaataaattacataagaAAATCcataaaattgattaaaaataaaattttgtatgagaATTGAGAAACAAATCTCTAGCATAGAAAGAAAAGGTTCAACATCATACAGTTTATGAATGATAAGATAAAGTTAGTTAATCTTTTAAGATAAAAGAAATCTTCAAGGCATCTTTCATTTTATCTTTATGAGCATTTCATACATCTCTGAATTTTGTTAATGGAAACTTTAATTACAATGATGATTCGAACTATTGCTATTGAGAAAATTAAGTTTGAGATAGTATAgtctcaataaataaaactatatttattttaattacttttgtaCATTGAAATAGTGCAATACATCAGTTTCACTGATTGGTTTTCTGACCAGCCTACTGTATCCGGCCAGACCaagacattatttttcttcattttcacaGGGCATCAAATCCCAGACCACTTAACCAAGGTGTTGGTCAATAGCAACTTATATTTATAGGCACAAAATACTAACCTTATCCAAATACCCTTTGCCGGTGGGATCAGAGAGATCCCATATCTTGCTGAGGACCACATCGCTAAGACGTGACTTCTTGAGGAATCGAGCTGCATCCAGCGCTTGTATCGCTCCTGTGCCATTGGGATCCACCTGCAAGTGAAGTATTCATAAATATCACGTCAACTATTGTATAATCTGCAACGATGCATATTTGTTACACAAagttattatgatttaaactagcttaccgcccgcggctttgcctgctttgtctaaaacctaaaaaattatatactaaaaccttcctcttgaatcactctatctattaaaaaaaccgcatcaaaatccgttgcgtagttataaagatttaagcatacaaagggacatagggacagagaaagcaactttgttttatactatgtagtgattatctcaatataataagtttgtgaggatggatgtgcaTTTGTTACTTATTTAGACAAAAACAGCTGATCAGATCTGTATGGGATTTGCTACAGCAAGATAAATGTATTAGGATTAGTATGCCACTTTAACTGGCCGTAGATAAGCAAAAAGGATCCAACCCACAACATAACCGAAAATGAGTTAAATATACCAAACTGCTCGTCTAGGTCTATATTTTCGATTAGCAAAAACAATccaagtaaaatatgaatattttgacgTTAAATTGACACTGGGTACCAACCCACATGTATGGAGAAGCCATATTTTAGTTTCGTAAAAACAATCCATTCTTCTTGGATCATATTGTAAAACGCTCAGTCTAAGAAACtaacacaaaactaaaatgtttaaaaaaatccaaaagcaTGTGGATccttttagatatttaatttttatgatattatgatgcaATAGATAAATCACTAAAAAGATTCAGAAAGCATGGATCTCTTTTGTTAAACTGAATTTTGTAGAAATGTATACtggtttaataacaaaaacgattCAGAACATTTGGATAGactgaatattatgtatttaaagctTGAGGCGTTAGGCATGCATTAAGTTCACACTCCAAGTATCTTGATCGGGTCACACATCTTTGCCTTTTTTATAccgatttttctaaaatagaaGCACTTCGAAAATACCTGAAAAAATTTACGAAGCTGACGAACATGtcgaagtaacaaaaaaaaaattactcgcACAACTATCGATCACGCGCTCATGTGATCTTTATTACCTTCATTCAAGAATTGCCTATAGAAGACTGTAAGGTTTGTTggggatataaattattaagactGAAATCGATTGTATGCGCACCTCCATCTACTAAACAGTTTAGTCATGTTGAATTCAAGAGGAGAATACAGCTCGACAGATCAGTTTAGTCGATGCAAAAGTTGTATGTATGGGCGGGCTCGAAAGGTAAATCTTCGGAGGTATCTGATAATGATTTTCAATGACTATGGCCAAATGTTAAAGAAAAGCCC is a window of Colias croceus chromosome 17, ilColCroc2.1 DNA encoding:
- the LOC123699331 gene encoding epidermal growth factor receptor substrate 15-like 1, translating into MAALPSPTQVAGTHSSIYEAYYHQVDPNGTGAIQALDAARFLKKSRLSDVVLSKIWDLSDPTGKGYLDKAGLFVALKLVALAQAGKDINMSNIHSETPPPKVGELPKVPPASVSPMPALAPLSDWSVKPAEREKYSQLFDSLQPSNGLIPGNKVKGVLMESKLPLETLGKIWDLADQDKDGMLDRHEFIVAMHLVYKALEKHAVPTSLPPELRARPPRPPSRPPSRPPSRPPSPQPRPPRPHPPAPAMSTNLLDGLLDLSSPPSSTPSPAPTNQWITPAERAKYDAQFTAADTDRDGFVSGMEIRHVFLDTGLPQTTLAHIWALCDTRSTGKLSRAQFAAAMCLVARALRGQPPPAALPHELLHAPEQPAPAAPLAQPPPQPEPISLGPQPTPEMEAIAREVESLARERLALETEVASRQRELDTKTGEANSLQSELDTLTATLKQLENQKGEAQKRLNDLKSQVEKLRSQVSAQEAAAAETEAEVAARRAAANTLKERERSLQEEAKAANEEGEALAAQLARTVLAVSQMNIKLSHLEDQHRSLTAALQALEAGGAGAAAVLNLQPQFSRQYLQQLVRGDEDEDEFSKADFSTMNGTASFGSDPFKDSAFAPAAAANDPFVPAGAKPVQDGFGSDPFSSNADPFAGDSFADNTQKQSDDVSYNHRINENTFICGHIIRDRITRGHITRGQITLDYITSNGAWESDPFAVLHAPTRNASNPGNISNVTNMSNNSNMSNSNNSNMGNNSNTGNSNKRHKTPPPRPAPPRPNPPNKTDRKPLDFTEDPFKDYRYEDPFNIEDPFADVTDSKRDPFARSTSVAGFEKDDFFSPSSNLNGTFSKPERISGRVSAPPVAYDPFTKATNNNDSWAAWPNDNWLPDDAWNKPSQSKPDAWATDTKNIDSKTDNWANKTTDNWASKTDNWATEWGTDTNKNLNETWPTNTLPIKKEKSPKPVKYAKSLVHTIGGIGRTKQKDKKKSNEARSVEFLPSEEQQWAWAAAESKRLENEAEARRRQEEAELQLALALSKQEK